One window of the Gemmatimonadota bacterium genome contains the following:
- a CDS encoding type II toxin-antitoxin system HicA family toxin, whose amino-acid sequence MKAITGKRLCRLLESHGWHLKRISGSHHIYAKDGEVARISVPVHGNVTLKRGLQAHLMRIAQISENEL is encoded by the coding sequence GTGAAAGCGATTACCGGGAAGCGCCTTTGCCGGTTGCTTGAATCTCACGGATGGCATCTCAAACGAATAAGTGGCAGCCATCACATTTATGCCAAAGATGGAGAAGTCGCGCGCATTTCGGTTCCGGTCCATGGGAATGTAACGCTCAAACGTGGATTGCAGGCACATTTGATGAGGATCGCACAGATATCGGAAAACGAATTGTGA
- a CDS encoding HAD-IB family hydrolase: MSEIVTYLRGKTLLITGATGFLAKAVVEKVLRCAPDVGRIYLVVRARRRKDGTTLTARERVEEEIFQSAAFARLRETHGERFADIMRAKVHAVEGDLTLDHLGLEPDLYRRLAAEVDVVLTCAASVTFDEEIDAALQLNTLGARRMMEFAKSCGDATLVHVSTAYVNGQTKGRIPEAPPRPDWSMVQEMGRSDAPFDLERETRDILARADEIHDESRSPAQQDRFRKMALQQNPSPTQRWLDAQMETFRKRWLKERLIEEGMRRGQQWGWHDSYTLTKAMGEQLIVKHRGDLPTAIIRPSIVESALVEPEPGWIEGLKVADPLIDAVSKGRLPDFPGQKDMIVDIIPVDIVANTTLAAMARTAREGGIGVYHVSTGDRNPVLFHQAFEHSYEYFQKYPRLNRNNEPIPIQRWTYPTLGQFRRRYNLRYVYPLNAALWTLSRFNRITLLNNLKRRITVMKSAISRMLYYAAIYSPYTSLQCTFETDRTVGLHESLDPEDRLLFNGDVSRIHWKTYFQEIHIPGLKRHVLKTDEPKPAVTEEEEVAERSGFTQAGEDALPHLDTLTDILAKSADMYGDKTALQMPRDDGWTRYSFKDVFALAGHIGWQWRSSGLHPGDRVLLFSENRPEWGIACFAGMVAGAVLVPVDRRSTPQEVWRIARFTESRAILCTESGHALLTASADSGVAADPGVAADPGVAADPGGEPADPGGDVMFWNIENYGLPFDAPRQPASPVTLNEEPPPWAPVEPDSPAAIMFTRGMAAESHGVVLTHRNFVSNLLSLAEILRAYRTDHFLSLLPMSQALEFTGGFLMPFYAGATITYTTSVRPRSLVGLMDETGVNCLIAAPRLFGLLHGSLRQTAEKNGESVVSRIRLLVSGGGTLDSDLYHAYREIGLTIHEGYGLTEAAPVVTVNPMDRSKPSSVGVALPAVDVEIQAPDTEGNGEIIVRGNNVMQGYYRNPTATENRLRGGWLHTGDIGRIDRDGYLYISERLGQTSESARSAGSAGSAGSAIAARSSGAAPGSPEGAAGRRSGRAGSGREHAATAFFDVDGTIVDATIVHYYAFYRTWGYSSLRRLLWTIGFLPKVLYYIVLDKISRSRFIQSFYRQYRGFKRGECVSRSEPLFDKVMRPRMYAGAVDRIRAHQQRGERVVLVTGSLDFVMEPLAEYTKADDLIALSMKEDDGRLTGETEGPPIGDEAKASIVRDYAERRGIDLARCYAYADSSSDEPMLSVVGHAVVVNPGGKLKKAADAGGWEVVNWTHV, from the coding sequence ATGAGTGAAATTGTCACTTACCTGCGGGGAAAGACACTGCTGATCACCGGCGCCACCGGTTTCCTCGCCAAAGCGGTCGTGGAGAAGGTCCTGCGTTGCGCCCCGGACGTCGGCCGCATCTACCTGGTCGTCCGGGCCCGCCGGAGGAAGGACGGCACCACGCTGACGGCGCGGGAACGGGTGGAGGAGGAGATCTTCCAGTCCGCCGCCTTCGCCCGCCTGCGCGAGACCCACGGCGAACGTTTCGCCGATATCATGCGCGCCAAGGTCCACGCCGTCGAGGGCGATCTTACCCTGGACCACCTCGGACTGGAACCGGACCTGTACCGCCGGCTCGCGGCGGAAGTCGACGTCGTGCTCACCTGCGCGGCTTCCGTGACCTTCGACGAGGAAATCGACGCCGCACTTCAGCTCAACACCCTCGGCGCGCGGCGCATGATGGAATTCGCCAAGTCGTGCGGAGACGCCACGCTGGTCCACGTCTCGACGGCCTACGTCAACGGCCAGACCAAGGGTCGCATTCCCGAAGCCCCGCCCCGTCCGGACTGGTCCATGGTCCAGGAAATGGGGCGAAGCGACGCGCCTTTCGACCTGGAGCGGGAAACACGGGACATACTCGCCAGGGCGGATGAGATCCACGACGAATCCCGGTCGCCGGCTCAGCAGGACCGTTTCAGGAAGATGGCGCTACAGCAGAATCCGAGCCCGACGCAGCGCTGGCTGGACGCCCAGATGGAGACTTTCCGCAAGCGCTGGCTCAAGGAACGGCTCATCGAGGAGGGCATGCGCCGCGGACAGCAGTGGGGGTGGCACGACAGCTATACCCTGACGAAGGCCATGGGCGAGCAGTTGATCGTCAAGCACCGGGGCGACCTGCCCACGGCCATCATCCGGCCGTCCATCGTGGAAAGCGCGCTGGTCGAACCCGAACCGGGATGGATCGAGGGGCTCAAGGTGGCCGACCCGCTCATCGACGCGGTGAGCAAGGGGCGCCTGCCGGATTTCCCCGGCCAGAAAGACATGATCGTGGACATCATCCCGGTGGACATCGTGGCCAACACGACCCTGGCGGCCATGGCGCGCACAGCCCGGGAAGGCGGGATCGGCGTGTACCACGTATCGACGGGCGACCGGAATCCCGTTCTATTCCACCAGGCCTTCGAGCACTCATACGAGTACTTTCAAAAATACCCCCGCCTGAACCGGAACAACGAACCCATACCGATCCAGCGATGGACCTACCCGACCCTCGGCCAGTTCCGGCGCCGGTACAACCTGCGCTACGTCTATCCCCTGAACGCCGCGTTGTGGACGTTAAGCCGCTTCAACCGGATCACCCTGCTGAACAATTTGAAGCGCAGAATCACCGTGATGAAGTCGGCGATCTCGCGCATGCTGTACTACGCCGCGATCTACAGCCCCTACACCTCCCTGCAATGCACTTTCGAGACGGATCGCACAGTCGGGTTGCACGAGAGTCTGGATCCGGAAGACCGGCTGCTCTTCAACGGCGACGTCTCCAGGATCCACTGGAAGACGTATTTCCAGGAAATCCATATTCCCGGCCTGAAACGCCACGTGCTGAAGACCGATGAGCCGAAGCCCGCGGTCACGGAAGAAGAGGAAGTGGCGGAGCGTTCCGGGTTCACCCAGGCAGGAGAGGACGCCCTGCCCCATCTAGATACGCTGACGGACATACTGGCCAAGAGCGCGGATATGTACGGGGACAAGACCGCGCTGCAGATGCCGCGGGACGATGGCTGGACACGCTATTCCTTTAAGGACGTGTTCGCCCTGGCCGGACACATCGGCTGGCAGTGGCGGTCCAGCGGCCTGCATCCGGGCGACCGGGTCTTGCTTTTCTCTGAGAACCGGCCCGAATGGGGTATCGCCTGTTTCGCCGGGATGGTGGCCGGTGCCGTACTCGTGCCCGTGGACCGCCGGTCTACGCCCCAGGAAGTCTGGCGCATCGCCCGGTTTACCGAATCGAGGGCCATCCTCTGCACAGAAAGCGGACACGCATTGCTAACGGCGTCGGCGGATTCCGGCGTCGCGGCGGATCCCGGCGTCGCGGCGGATCCCGGCGTCGCGGCGGATCCCGGCGGCGAACCAGCGGATCCCGGCGGCGACGTCATGTTCTGGAACATCGAAAACTACGGACTGCCGTTCGACGCGCCGCGACAGCCCGCGTCGCCCGTCACCCTGAACGAGGAGCCGCCCCCATGGGCACCGGTAGAACCCGATTCCCCGGCCGCCATCATGTTCACCCGGGGCATGGCGGCCGAATCCCACGGCGTGGTCCTTACCCATCGGAACTTCGTTTCGAACCTGCTGTCCCTCGCCGAGATCCTGCGTGCCTACCGGACCGACCATTTCCTGTCCCTGCTGCCCATGAGCCAGGCCCTGGAGTTCACGGGCGGATTCCTCATGCCTTTCTACGCGGGGGCGACCATTACCTATACCACGTCGGTACGGCCGCGGTCCCTGGTCGGCCTGATGGATGAAACCGGGGTCAACTGCCTGATCGCGGCGCCCCGGCTGTTCGGGCTGTTGCACGGGTCACTGCGACAGACAGCCGAGAAAAACGGCGAAAGCGTCGTTTCCCGAATTCGGCTGCTGGTCAGCGGAGGCGGCACGCTCGATTCGGATCTGTACCACGCCTACCGGGAGATCGGCCTGACGATCCACGAGGGATATGGGCTCACGGAAGCGGCCCCGGTCGTTACCGTTAATCCCATGGACCGAAGCAAGCCCTCTTCCGTCGGCGTGGCCCTGCCGGCCGTAGACGTTGAAATCCAGGCCCCCGACACGGAAGGCAACGGCGAGATCATCGTGCGCGGGAACAACGTCATGCAGGGTTACTACAGGAACCCTACGGCGACGGAGAACCGCCTCCGCGGCGGGTGGCTTCACACGGGGGACATCGGGCGCATTGACCGTGACGGCTATCTGTATATCTCTGAGCGCCTGGGCCAGACCTCTGAATCCGCCAGGTCCGCTGGATCCGCCGGATCCGCCGGATCCGCCATAGCCGCGAGGTCCTCCGGGGCCGCGCCAGGAAGCCCGGAAGGAGCGGCCGGTCGGCGATCGGGACGCGCCGGTAGTGGCCGGGAACACGCCGCGACGGCCTTCTTCGATGTGGACGGCACCATCGTGGACGCGACGATCGTACACTACTACGCTTTCTACAGGACCTGGGGATATTCCTCCCTGCGACGCCTTCTCTGGACCATCGGCTTCCTGCCGAAAGTCCTCTATTACATCGTCCTGGACAAGATCAGCAGGAGCCGTTTCATCCAGTCGTTCTACCGGCAGTACCGGGGCTTCAAACGCGGGGAATGCGTATCGAGGAGTGAACCGCTTTTCGATAAAGTCATGCGTCCGCGCATGTACGCCGGGGCTGTCGATCGCATACGGGCGCACCAGCAACGGGGCGAGCGCGTGGTCCTGGTTACCGGGTCTCTGGATTTCGTCATGGAGCCGCTGGCGGAATACACCAAGGCGGACGACCTCATCGCCCTGTCCATGAAGGAAGACGATGGCCGGCTGACCGGTGAGACGGAAGGGCCGCCCATCGGTGACGAGGCGAAGGCCAGCATCGTCCGGGATTACGCCGAGCGCCGCGGTATCGACCTGGCCCGGTGCTATGCCTATGCCGACAGCAGTTCGGACGAGCCCATGTTGAGCGTGGTGGGGCATGCCGTCGTCGTGAACCCCGGCGGGAAGCTGAAGAAGGCCGCGGATGCCGGCGGATGGGAAGTCGTGAACTGGACCCATGTATGA
- a CDS encoding type II toxin-antitoxin system HicB family antitoxin: MKLKVIVHRAEEGGYWAEVPAIPGCVSQGDSLDELRSNILEAIDGCLSVEVGDFEISETDRIIEVAV; the protein is encoded by the coding sequence ATGAAACTCAAAGTCATTGTACATCGAGCCGAAGAAGGTGGATATTGGGCCGAAGTCCCGGCCATCCCGGGATGCGTGTCGCAAGGTGATTCGCTGGATGAGTTGCGCAGCAACATCCTTGAGGCGATTGACGGATGCCTGTCCGTCGAAGTCGGTGACTTCGAAATCTCTGAGACCGATCGCATCATAGAAGTGGCCGTGTGA
- a CDS encoding SDR family NAD(P)-dependent oxidoreductase codes for MRLADKTAIVTGAGDGIGRGIALALAREGAAVAVCDINAQTVAETSRLIADAGRPVLAEALDITDHGLVRSFVDDAASRFGRIDVLVNNAAIMPVSPIEDQDEETMARILSVNLLAPAVFSKYCIPHMRAAGGGSIIHMASVTGHNGHPGVAVYGATKGGLIALARGQAMELAEDRIRVNTVSPGTVDSPMLHNFVKENAGDPEAALRAFDRLHPIGRVATIGEVANVFVFLASDESSDITATDIRCDGGYAVQGRQPTE; via the coding sequence ATGCGGTTAGCGGACAAAACCGCAATCGTGACGGGTGCGGGAGACGGAATAGGACGGGGGATCGCGCTGGCGCTCGCCCGGGAAGGCGCCGCGGTGGCGGTGTGCGACATCAACGCCCAAACCGTCGCGGAGACCAGTCGCTTGATCGCGGACGCCGGCCGGCCCGTCCTGGCGGAGGCGCTGGATATCACCGATCACGGCCTGGTCCGGTCCTTCGTGGACGACGCGGCGTCCCGGTTCGGCAGGATCGACGTCCTGGTCAACAACGCCGCCATCATGCCCGTAAGCCCCATCGAGGACCAGGACGAGGAGACCATGGCCCGCATCCTCTCCGTCAACCTCCTGGCGCCGGCCGTCTTCAGCAAGTACTGCATTCCGCATATGCGTGCCGCGGGCGGCGGATCGATCATCCACATGGCCAGCGTGACGGGCCATAACGGCCATCCGGGCGTGGCCGTCTACGGGGCGACGAAGGGCGGGCTGATCGCCCTGGCCCGGGGCCAGGCCATGGAACTGGCCGAGGACCGGATCAGGGTCAACACGGTTTCGCCCGGCACGGTGGATTCGCCCATGCTGCACAACTTCGTGAAGGAGAACGCCGGAGACCCGGAGGCGGCGCTCAGGGCTTTCGACCGCCTGCACCCCATCGGCCGGGTCGCTACCATCGGGGAGGTCGCCAACGTCTTCGTTTTCCTGGCGAGCGACGAATCCAGCGACATCACGGCGACGGACATCCGGTGCGACGGCGGCTACGCGGTCCAGGGACGGCAGCCGACGGAATAG
- a CDS encoding sugar phosphate isomerase/epimerase encodes MSVGVCAYSFNTGYDAFELMDMAVEHGLGGVEFPPDDCLPDLSPASLERARARAEENGLYVVTDGGQVEGEMLRRLIPAAASLGASSLRVVMSGVLGGDRRPLSGRWNAHLAGCRDILREALPLAEEHGVTIAVENHSDATSHDMRWLCKELDSPYIGITLDVGNVLAVCEEPFGYTERILPFLKHVHLKDYTIHPSDEGYRIARCSLGSGVVDYPGLLSLIDGYRGQPGRADSDGRRGQADQPGQPRSEGQRGGVTKTIELGAIYARHVRMLMDDYWAEYPDRDIRDMLPFLRLYWSHVRPVGEDWRTPREKDESTKALKAYETREFEESVAYLKEIGAVQADSGTS; translated from the coding sequence ATGTCAGTAGGGGTTTGCGCGTACTCGTTCAACACGGGATATGACGCCTTTGAGCTCATGGACATGGCCGTCGAACACGGCCTCGGCGGCGTGGAGTTTCCTCCCGACGACTGCCTCCCCGATCTGTCCCCGGCCTCGCTGGAGCGGGCCCGTGCCCGGGCCGAGGAGAACGGGTTGTACGTCGTGACGGATGGCGGCCAGGTCGAGGGTGAGATGCTGCGGCGCCTGATTCCCGCGGCCGCGAGCCTCGGCGCCTCCTCGTTGCGCGTCGTCATGAGCGGCGTACTCGGCGGCGACCGCAGGCCGCTGTCGGGCCGGTGGAACGCCCACCTCGCCGGGTGCAGGGATATCCTGCGCGAGGCGCTGCCCCTGGCCGAGGAACACGGGGTGACCATCGCGGTGGAGAACCATTCGGACGCCACGTCCCACGACATGCGCTGGCTTTGCAAGGAACTGGACAGCCCGTACATCGGCATCACACTCGACGTGGGCAACGTGCTGGCGGTCTGCGAGGAGCCTTTTGGATACACGGAACGCATCCTCCCTTTCCTGAAGCATGTCCACCTCAAGGATTACACGATTCATCCCTCCGACGAGGGGTACCGCATCGCACGGTGCTCACTGGGCAGCGGCGTGGTCGACTACCCCGGCCTGCTTTCCCTGATCGACGGATACCGGGGACAGCCCGGCCGGGCTGACTCGGATGGCCGGCGCGGCCAGGCGGACCAGCCCGGCCAGCCAAGATCGGAAGGACAGCGCGGCGGAGTAACGAAAACCATCGAACTGGGCGCCATCTACGCCCGGCACGTGCGCATGCTCATGGATGACTACTGGGCGGAATACCCCGACCGCGACATCAGGGACATGTTGCCGTTTCTGCGGCTGTACTGGTCCCACGTCCGTCCCGTCGGGGAAGACTGGCGCACGCCCAGGGAGAAGGACGAATCCACCAAGGCCCTGAAGGCATACGAGACGCGCGAGTTCGAAGAAAGCGTCGCCTACCTGAAAGAAATCGGGGCCGTACAGGCGGACTCCGGCACATCCTGA
- a CDS encoding Gfo/Idh/MocA family oxidoreductase has product MTNLRVGIIGLGGIARSHCDAISNIDDVEIVAVADLLEEKRQEYMDKYGIPRGYATHTELLEDDEVEAVAIVLGHQLHHSLTLDACNAGKHVLVEKPMAISLDQCDDMIAAAAANGVKLMVGLTQHFYGTSIKAKEILDSGTLGPAITGVCYMSKNWGYGGRRPQYRSRFHGGGMWMTNGVHVVDRLSWVMASQAVSVSATIGNRAHYQAADDSATAFIRYKNGTSGVAVAVGYADGGPNHECQVICANGSLRFSESGEKYVRVGKDNRWEDVPFDDPPHPMYNEWKGFVEAIRKDIEPPTPGEWGRHVMEILFAAEQSSVSGREVPLASGGQWTHQQSGTPVNIDHGWI; this is encoded by the coding sequence GTGACTAACCTGCGCGTCGGCATCATTGGACTGGGCGGCATCGCCCGATCGCACTGCGATGCTATATCGAACATCGATGACGTGGAGATTGTAGCGGTCGCCGATCTGCTCGAGGAGAAGCGCCAAGAATACATGGACAAGTACGGCATACCCAGGGGGTACGCCACCCATACAGAGCTGCTTGAGGACGACGAGGTTGAAGCGGTGGCCATCGTCCTCGGCCACCAGTTGCACCATAGCCTGACCTTGGACGCCTGCAACGCGGGCAAGCACGTACTGGTGGAGAAACCTATGGCCATCAGCCTGGACCAGTGCGACGACATGATCGCCGCCGCGGCGGCCAACGGTGTCAAGCTCATGGTGGGCCTGACGCAGCACTTCTACGGCACCAGCATCAAGGCCAAGGAGATCCTGGATTCCGGCACTCTGGGACCGGCCATTACGGGGGTGTGCTACATGTCGAAGAACTGGGGATACGGAGGCCGCAGGCCCCAGTACCGCAGCCGGTTCCACGGCGGCGGCATGTGGATGACCAACGGGGTCCACGTGGTGGATCGGCTCTCCTGGGTCATGGCCTCGCAGGCGGTCTCGGTCTCCGCCACCATCGGCAACAGGGCGCACTACCAGGCCGCCGACGATTCCGCCACGGCCTTCATCCGCTATAAGAACGGCACGTCGGGCGTGGCGGTGGCCGTCGGGTATGCCGATGGCGGCCCGAACCACGAGTGCCAGGTGATCTGCGCCAACGGTTCACTGCGCTTCAGCGAGTCCGGCGAGAAGTACGTCAGGGTGGGCAAGGACAACCGGTGGGAGGACGTGCCCTTCGACGACCCGCCTCATCCCATGTACAACGAGTGGAAAGGTTTCGTCGAGGCGATCCGCAAGGATATCGAACCGCCCACGCCCGGAGAATGGGGCCGTCACGTCATGGAGATCCTGTTCGCCGCGGAGCAGTCTTCCGTATCCGGACGGGAAGTGCCGCTGGCCAGCGGGGGACAGTGGACGCACCAGCAGTCCGGCACGCCGGTGAACATCGATCACGGCTGGATCTGA
- a CDS encoding SpoIIE family protein phosphatase translates to MPYLKLLHAEDPQVHVLSRDVTTLGRSGEADIAIGGDRGVSKLHARIETEASGYVIADLGSRNGTYVNDHPIGSEPAPLLPGDRIRLGRSVFVFEEGEPEDRTDDLQAPASLFRADRLPYTMAGGTPAVRPEDTDGRLLKLTELSKEVMRARSEAELGALVTRNMLEWLKADCCAIVHPKETGDGYDLEIQTLASRPGYEDRSISISTTAVKQALENRMASITSNALGDERFRDRQSVIVRRLVSILCVPLWHEDRVFGLLYLDSADPAVQFTVDHLGLSSAVANLTAIKTDNLRLFDAAVAKSALDKELALAGEIQAGLLPGERYAFHTLACAGAHVSCEEIGGDYYDFIPYGEDVLTVTIADVTGHGPSSALLMVACKTMLTTLIDIGVPLVERVGRLNEYILHHSSVSQFITFFHADIDTRANTLRYCNAGHNPPMLLSQDGPVQKLHSVAPPLGIADVSFEVESVRFEPGTKLVMYTDGVTEAANAEGELYEEQRLESLLTKHRGQDAGALKDTVMAAVFGFSAESRQCDDVTLAVVEHSGA, encoded by the coding sequence GTGCCCTACCTGAAGTTATTGCACGCAGAAGACCCGCAAGTCCATGTCCTGTCACGGGATGTCACTACCCTGGGCCGCTCCGGCGAGGCTGACATCGCCATAGGCGGCGACCGGGGCGTTTCGAAACTTCATGCGCGTATCGAAACGGAGGCGTCGGGCTACGTGATCGCGGACCTGGGCAGCCGGAACGGGACCTATGTCAACGATCATCCGATCGGTAGCGAGCCGGCCCCGTTGCTGCCCGGTGACCGCATCCGGCTCGGCCGATCGGTTTTCGTCTTCGAGGAGGGAGAACCCGAAGATCGCACCGATGATCTACAGGCGCCGGCCTCCCTTTTCCGGGCGGACCGGTTGCCGTACACGATGGCGGGCGGCACACCCGCCGTACGGCCCGAGGATACCGACGGCCGGCTGCTGAAACTCACAGAACTGAGCAAGGAGGTCATGAGGGCCCGCAGCGAGGCCGAGTTGGGAGCACTCGTGACGCGGAACATGCTGGAATGGCTCAAGGCGGACTGCTGCGCGATCGTCCATCCCAAGGAGACCGGGGATGGTTACGACCTCGAGATCCAGACGCTGGCCTCCCGGCCTGGATACGAGGACCGCTCGATTTCGATCAGTACGACGGCGGTGAAACAGGCCCTGGAAAACCGGATGGCCTCGATTACTTCGAACGCCCTGGGTGACGAGCGGTTCAGGGACCGGCAGAGCGTGATCGTCCGCCGGCTGGTGTCCATTTTATGCGTGCCCCTGTGGCATGAAGACCGGGTGTTCGGCCTGCTATACCTGGATTCAGCGGATCCTGCCGTGCAGTTTACCGTGGACCATCTCGGCCTGTCCAGCGCGGTGGCCAACCTGACCGCCATCAAGACCGACAACCTGCGCCTCTTCGACGCCGCCGTGGCCAAGAGCGCACTGGACAAGGAACTGGCCCTGGCCGGCGAGATCCAGGCCGGACTGCTGCCGGGAGAAAGATATGCCTTCCACACGCTGGCCTGCGCGGGCGCCCATGTGTCCTGCGAGGAGATCGGCGGGGACTATTACGACTTCATTCCCTATGGCGAGGACGTCCTGACGGTGACGATTGCCGACGTCACTGGACATGGCCCGTCCAGCGCGCTACTCATGGTCGCCTGCAAGACCATGCTGACCACCCTCATCGACATCGGCGTGCCTCTGGTGGAACGCGTCGGCAGGCTGAACGAGTACATACTCCATCATTCCTCGGTGAGCCAGTTCATCACCTTCTTCCACGCCGATATCGATACCAGGGCGAACACCCTGCGGTACTGCAACGCCGGGCACAATCCGCCCATGCTCCTTTCGCAGGATGGACCGGTTCAGAAGCTGCATTCAGTCGCGCCGCCGCTGGGGATCGCCGACGTTTCCTTTGAGGTGGAATCGGTACGGTTCGAACCCGGGACCAAGCTGGTCATGTATACCGACGGCGTCACCGAGGCGGCCAACGCCGAAGGCGAGCTCTATGAAGAACAACGGCTCGAGTCCCTGCTGACGAAGCACAGGGGCCAGGATGCGGGCGCATTGAAGGACACTGTCATGGCGGCGGTGTTCGGGTTTTCAGCGGAGTCACGACAATGTGACGACGTCACCCTCGCCGTAGTGGAGCATTCCGGCGCGTGA
- a CDS encoding zinc-binding dehydrogenase, giving the protein MKAVQYIKSVPRYLFVRTLGHRRPGPATGALSCIRMADVDPPPLPTPEWMRVRPLLSGICGSDLSTIRAKGSPYFSPLISAPFVLGHEVVGEVEETGSAAGSVSRGDRVVIEPGLCCAVRGIHPPCPSCAAGDFGLCERVMHGDISPGIQTGYCRDTGGGWSTSLVAHPFQVHRVPDRLSDEEAVLVEPFSCCLHAALKSFPGDDETILVIGCGAVGLLTIAATRALGGKCRILAAARYPHQQTLAAALGADRVIGRGEDLYDTVSEVTGAEIHRPEIGRPVFIGGVHRTYDCVGSSRTIDDALRLTGSGGAVTVVGMPGIPSGIDWTAVWYKELKVQGAYAYGTEEYQGRSVRTFDLAMDLIASGKLDLKSLVTDLYPLKEYRKAIGTALEAGRRGAVKVAFDLRNESGS; this is encoded by the coding sequence ATGAAAGCCGTACAATACATCAAGAGTGTACCCCGTTACCTGTTCGTCCGGACCCTCGGCCATCGGCGCCCCGGCCCGGCCACCGGCGCGCTGTCGTGCATACGCATGGCGGACGTTGATCCTCCTCCGCTTCCGACACCTGAATGGATGCGCGTCCGGCCGCTGTTGAGCGGTATCTGCGGATCGGACCTTTCCACCATCCGGGCGAAGGGCAGCCCTTATTTCTCACCCCTGATTTCCGCGCCTTTCGTCCTGGGCCACGAAGTGGTGGGCGAGGTCGAGGAGACCGGCTCGGCAGCCGGGAGCGTTTCCCGGGGAGACCGCGTGGTAATCGAACCAGGCCTCTGCTGCGCCGTCCGGGGTATCCACCCGCCTTGTCCGTCCTGCGCCGCAGGCGATTTCGGTCTGTGCGAGAGGGTCATGCACGGCGATATCTCTCCTGGGATTCAGACCGGGTACTGCAGGGACACGGGCGGTGGATGGAGTACGTCCCTGGTGGCCCACCCCTTCCAGGTCCACCGGGTGCCCGATCGGCTTTCCGACGAGGAAGCGGTCCTGGTCGAACCCTTCAGCTGCTGCCTGCACGCCGCGCTGAAGTCTTTTCCCGGTGACGACGAGACCATCCTGGTGATCGGTTGCGGCGCCGTCGGCCTACTCACCATCGCGGCCACACGGGCCCTGGGCGGGAAGTGCCGCATCCTCGCCGCCGCGCGGTATCCCCATCAGCAGACCCTGGCGGCCGCCCTCGGCGCCGACCGCGTCATCGGCCGGGGAGAAGACCTCTACGATACGGTCAGCGAAGTGACGGGGGCGGAGATCCACCGGCCCGAGATCGGACGGCCCGTATTCATCGGCGGCGTGCACCGGACCTACGACTGCGTAGGCTCGTCGCGCACCATCGACGACGCGCTGCGGTTGACCGGCTCCGGCGGCGCCGTCACCGTGGTGGGCATGCCGGGCATTCCTTCCGGGATCGACTGGACGGCGGTGTGGTACAAGGAACTTAAAGTGCAGGGGGCCTACGCTTACGGGACAGAGGAGTACCAGGGCCGATCTGTCCGCACCTTCGACCTGGCCATGGATCTGATTGCATCGGGGAAGCTCGACCTGAAATCCCTTGTGACGGATCTCTACCCCCTGAAGGAATACCGGAAGGCCATCGGCACGGCCCTGGAAGCCGGTCGGCGCGGCGCTGTCAAGGTGGCCTTCGACCTGAGAAACGAATCGGGGTCGTAA